One stretch of Tepidibacter hydrothermalis DNA includes these proteins:
- a CDS encoding multicopper oxidase family protein has translation MTKPLDPKCIPKYVNQLLIPPVFKPIIVKDPITGKDISHNYTISMTEFMQQMLPPSFPKTTVWGYEGTVEDTWTDEISCFRSTPGATFEAVRDIPVNVQWVNNITEPNLFAVDPTLHWANPNSIPTPTPPFLPFPPGYPLAQSPVPLVTHLHGAEVRSDSDGHPDAWFTAGEEKKGPEFFKSRYTYPNTQEATTLWYHDHALGTTRLGIYGGLAGFYLIKDPNDKISPLLPSGPYEIPIVIQDRSFNKDGSLLYPSNGVNPDIHPYWRPAFVGNTIVVNGKVWPNLNVERRQYRFRILNGSNTRTYNLKLSNNQSFIQIGSDGGFLPFPVTLTELLIAPAERADILIDFSVLEPKTTLIMTNDANAPFPNGISPDPDTVGQIMQFTVLDTPVVPPNKLPTKLNKIPVLTPDVPKKILTLNVVRGPNGAIELLLDGQIWGAPISELPIVGSTVEWEIVNLTSGAHPIHVHLIQFQIANRQNFDNVKYSEEWIKLNGEPPLEHPTIPLPVEPFLEGNPIDPPLNERGWKDTVIMLPGQVTRLTLRFAPQDANPKKVKPGVNLFPFDPTFGPGYVWHCHLVEHEDNEMMRPLKVTSCPTLVSNPQSCCQVIVDGSTQLVPPALRDTPISHKNIVHAKIENVCPENVIITGFIRRTINYTAVLDNGLEQDKEIIDDIPFQCVIDREDANEGDEFKITGVTLLCEVFAHTQNFGTHPLTDKPLAYKFVEKDIVKVCIRKSCITIPPN, from the coding sequence ATGACAAAACCATTAGATCCAAAATGTATCCCTAAATATGTCAATCAATTACTTATTCCACCTGTATTTAAACCTATCATTGTAAAAGATCCAATTACAGGGAAAGATATCAGTCATAACTATACAATTAGTATGACTGAATTTATGCAACAAATGCTACCTCCTTCGTTTCCAAAGACAACCGTCTGGGGATATGAAGGTACTGTTGAAGATACGTGGACAGATGAAATTTCTTGTTTCCGTAGTACACCAGGTGCTACCTTTGAAGCAGTTAGAGATATACCAGTCAATGTTCAGTGGGTAAATAATATTACTGAACCAAATTTATTTGCAGTAGATCCTACATTACATTGGGCAAATCCTAATAGTATACCAACACCAACACCACCATTTCTACCATTTCCTCCAGGATACCCTTTAGCACAAAGCCCAGTTCCCCTTGTTACCCATTTGCACGGAGCAGAGGTTAGATCTGATTCTGACGGTCATCCAGATGCCTGGTTTACAGCTGGAGAGGAAAAAAAGGGACCAGAATTTTTTAAGTCTCGTTATACCTATCCCAACACACAGGAGGCAACTACCCTTTGGTATCATGATCATGCCCTAGGAACTACACGACTTGGCATATATGGAGGCCTTGCTGGATTTTATTTAATAAAAGATCCGAATGATAAAATATCTCCACTTCTTCCAAGTGGTCCATATGAGATTCCTATAGTTATTCAAGACCGTTCATTCAATAAAGATGGCTCCTTATTGTATCCTAGTAATGGTGTAAACCCTGATATTCATCCTTATTGGAGACCAGCCTTTGTAGGAAATACTATCGTTGTCAATGGAAAAGTATGGCCTAATTTAAATGTGGAACGTAGACAATACCGATTTAGAATTCTTAACGGATCAAATACCAGAACCTACAACCTAAAGCTTTCAAATAATCAATCCTTTATTCAAATTGGTTCTGACGGAGGTTTTCTACCTTTCCCCGTTACATTGACTGAGCTACTGATTGCACCAGCAGAGCGTGCTGACATCTTGATTGATTTTTCAGTGTTAGAACCCAAAACAACTCTCATTATGACTAATGATGCTAATGCACCTTTCCCAAATGGTATTTCACCCGATCCAGATACCGTTGGACAAATTATGCAGTTCACTGTACTTGATACACCAGTAGTTCCACCAAATAAACTTCCGACAAAATTGAATAAAATCCCTGTATTAACTCCAGATGTGCCGAAAAAGATCTTAACCCTAAATGTGGTACGTGGACCAAACGGTGCCATTGAATTATTGCTAGATGGACAGATATGGGGAGCCCCTATTTCAGAATTACCTATAGTAGGATCAACAGTTGAGTGGGAAATTGTGAATCTAACTAGTGGTGCACATCCCATCCATGTACATTTAATACAGTTTCAAATTGCAAACCGTCAGAACTTTGATAATGTAAAATACAGTGAAGAATGGATCAAACTTAATGGAGAACCTCCTCTTGAGCACCCAACAATACCACTACCTGTTGAACCTTTCCTTGAGGGTAATCCTATTGATCCACCTTTGAATGAACGTGGATGGAAAGATACTGTAATAATGCTTCCGGGACAAGTAACCAGACTTACACTTCGATTTGCACCACAAGATGCCAATCCTAAAAAAGTTAAGCCAGGAGTGAATTTATTTCCATTTGATCCTACCTTTGGTCCTGGATATGTATGGCATTGTCACCTTGTAGAACATGAAGATAATGAAATGATGAGACCACTTAAAGTTACGTCTTGTCCTACTCTTGTCTCTAACCCACAATCTTGTTGCCAAGTTATTGTAGATGGAAGTACCCAGCTAGTTCCACCTGCACTAAGAGATACACCTATTAGTCATAAAAATATAGTCCATGCTAAAATCGAAAATGTATGCCCTGAGAATGTTATTATAACTGGTTTTATCCGCAGAACTATCAACTATACTGCGGTTTTAGATAATGGCCTTGAACAAGATAAAGAAATTATAGATGATATTCCTTTCCAATGTGTAATTGATCGAGAAGATGCTAATGAAGGTGATGAATTTAAAATTACAGGTGTAACCTTATTATGTGAAGTTTTTGCTCATACACAGAATTTTGGAACACACCCTCTTACAGATAAGCCATTAGCTTACAAATTTGTTGAAAAGGATATCGTTAAAGTTTGTATCAGAAAAAGTTGCATAACAATACCACCAAATTAA
- a CDS encoding ABC transporter ATP-binding protein has protein sequence MKRIAGVKLEGVAKEYSLNKRNFQVLKDINLNIPDESITVILGKSGCGKTTLLRLIGGLEECTYGKIKILAGEYNLKKPKVGIIFQESRLMPWLTVKENINFPLKNKNHENFLVQKYLKLMGLEEFKDAYPNQISGGMAQRVAIARTLVYDPDVILMDEPFASLDYFTRKNLQEEIIKVFLTSKKNIIFITHNIDEAVYLGQKILILDNGIIRKEYSLKNYEYPRNLFLPQLSEIKKDILNVLCNSLA, from the coding sequence GTGAAGAGAATAGCTGGAGTTAAATTAGAGGGGGTAGCTAAGGAATATTCGTTAAATAAAAGAAATTTCCAAGTGTTAAAGGACATAAATTTAAATATTCCAGATGAAAGTATTACAGTAATTCTAGGGAAAAGTGGATGTGGAAAAACTACTCTTTTACGACTTATAGGTGGGCTTGAGGAATGTACATATGGAAAAATTAAAATATTAGCAGGTGAATATAACTTAAAAAAACCAAAAGTAGGTATTATATTTCAAGAAAGTAGATTAATGCCATGGCTAACTGTTAAGGAAAATATAAACTTTCCATTAAAAAATAAAAATCATGAAAACTTTCTAGTACAAAAATATTTAAAACTTATGGGGCTTGAAGAGTTTAAAGATGCATATCCAAACCAGATATCTGGAGGGATGGCCCAAAGAGTAGCTATTGCAAGAACTCTTGTTTATGATCCAGATGTTATTTTAATGGATGAGCCTTTTGCGTCTTTGGATTATTTTACTAGAAAAAATCTTCAAGAGGAAATTATAAAAGTATTTTTGACTAGTAAAAAGAACATAATATTCATAACACACAATATAGATGAAGCTGTATATCTAGGGCAAAAAATATTGATATTAGATAATGGAATTATAAGAAAAGAATATTCTTTAAAAAACTATGAATATCCAAGAAATTTATTTTTACCTCAGTTGAGTGAAATAAAAAAAGATATTTTAAATGTTTTATGTAATTCTTTAGCCTAA
- a CDS encoding ABC transporter permease gives MIWFKEKVKQFYIVTILIVLWQIGSYLNLWNKYIIPYPRDVLNVMFEMIRNGELIKNVSVSIIRVLIGFLISFMLAFPLAVFLGIKKGAHKHLKLILEFLRHVPPLSLIPMLILWFGIGEISKIIIIVLASFFPIFLNVLNGITSCDKKLLEVGDCFGFNSREKFFKIILPNATLDIFIGMKIGFGYSWRAIIGAELIAASSGLGYMILDAQQLSRSDKVIVGILAIGIMGCLTDYLFINKVKVKGGEENSWS, from the coding sequence ATGATATGGTTTAAAGAAAAGGTTAAACAATTTTATATTGTTACAATTCTTATAGTCTTATGGCAGATAGGGTCTTATCTGAATTTATGGAATAAATATATAATTCCTTATCCTAGAGATGTTTTAAATGTTATGTTTGAAATGATTAGGAATGGAGAATTAATTAAAAATGTTTCGGTAAGTATAATAAGAGTATTAATAGGGTTTTTAATATCGTTTATGTTAGCTTTTCCTCTAGCAGTATTTTTAGGAATAAAAAAAGGTGCACATAAGCACCTAAAATTAATATTAGAATTTTTAAGGCATGTTCCGCCATTGTCACTTATTCCTATGCTAATACTGTGGTTTGGAATAGGAGAAATCTCAAAAATAATAATAATTGTGCTTGCATCTTTTTTTCCTATATTTTTAAATGTTTTAAATGGAATTACTAGTTGTGATAAAAAACTATTAGAGGTAGGAGATTGTTTTGGATTCAATAGCAGAGAAAAGTTTTTTAAAATTATATTACCAAATGCTACTTTAGATATTTTTATTGGTATGAAAATAGGTTTTGGGTACAGCTGGAGGGCTATAATAGGAGCTGAATTAATTGCAGCATCTTCTGGGCTAGGGTATATGATATTGGATGCACAGCAGCTTTCAAGATCCGATAAGGTTATAGTGGGAATATTGGCTATAGGAATAATGGGATGTTTAACTGATTATTTGTTTATAAATAAAGTAAAAGTAAAGGGTGGTGAAGAGAATAGCTGGAGTTAA
- a CDS encoding ABC transporter substrate-binding protein, translating to MKIKKNKFLFKMILCTISIAVFITGCSSVNGIDKIALTYVKAPLNVPSIVQKDKGLFQKEFEKDKIEVEFSTITSGPQQTQALAAGEIDFLNAVGGTSVILAAANGVDLKVISTYSRAAKAFMIITNSEQIKSPKDLKGKKIGGPKGTILHQLLMTSLDKNGLNSDDVEFISMNIPDALSALSNNQIDAALLAGPAALKAIKGRAKVVTTGENLIDGTIVVAASDKIIKEHPEIVEKFLKVQKNSIEYIENNLEESFNITSQETGLSKEDVKQMYNWYDFNPEIKDSDIDGLKKTQEFLLQSGMLEKKIDIDNIIMK from the coding sequence ATGAAAATCAAAAAAAACAAATTTTTATTCAAAATGATTTTATGTACTATATCCATTGCTGTATTTATAACAGGATGCAGTAGTGTTAACGGTATTGATAAAATAGCGTTAACATATGTAAAGGCACCTTTAAATGTTCCTTCTATAGTTCAAAAGGATAAGGGCTTGTTCCAAAAAGAATTTGAAAAGGATAAAATAGAGGTTGAATTTTCTACTATAACTTCTGGTCCTCAGCAGACACAAGCTTTAGCAGCAGGAGAAATTGATTTTTTAAATGCAGTTGGAGGAACATCTGTTATATTAGCAGCAGCAAATGGAGTTGACTTAAAGGTTATAAGTACATATTCTCGTGCAGCAAAAGCTTTTATGATAATTACAAATTCTGAACAAATTAAATCACCTAAGGATTTAAAAGGCAAAAAAATTGGAGGACCTAAGGGAACAATTCTTCATCAACTACTTATGACTTCTTTAGATAAGAACGGTCTAAACAGTGATGATGTTGAGTTTATATCAATGAATATACCAGATGCATTATCAGCACTTAGTAATAATCAAATAGATGCAGCACTATTAGCAGGACCAGCAGCTTTAAAAGCTATAAAAGGTAGAGCTAAAGTAGTTACAACTGGAGAAAATTTAATTGATGGTACTATTGTAGTTGCAGCTAGTGATAAAATAATAAAAGAGCATCCAGAAATTGTGGAGAAATTTTTAAAGGTTCAAAAAAATAGCATTGAATATATAGAGAATAATTTAGAAGAGTCTTTTAATATAACTTCACAGGAAACTGGACTTTCAAAAGAAGATGTAAAACAGATGTATAACTGGTATGATTTTAATCCTGAAATAAAGGATTCGGATATAGATGGACTTAAAAAAACTCAAGAATTTTTACTACAAAGTGGTATGCTTGAAAAGAAAATAGATATTGATAATATAATTATGAAATAA